From Corvus moneduloides isolate bCorMon1 chromosome 4, bCorMon1.pri, whole genome shotgun sequence, one genomic window encodes:
- the STYK1 gene encoding tyrosine-protein kinase STYK1: MAGDMKRLSRMLLECNSNDRLCVVREYQTEVIVVPVLLVGLFVIVLTVILWLHCRGLRAKQEQSAPAGTQVKKKNQQEPCSTENHYIQLSETSVESLLNSASLTLKELEIPREKLLPGTLQLIKHGAYGSIYRAQLETGSSGKTKTVVLKALQDLASPQKIKDFLGRIKFHQNLGHHENLVELVGCCVDQLPLYMIMEDVSLGDLLTFLWTCRKDVMAMDGVPYDFTERQVYEVGQQVAAALAYLEEKKLFHGDIAARNVLLHHNFTAKLCGLGLAYECHTHGASSVTRKVPVKWQAPERLLSKPPTIKADIWSFGILLYEMITLGAPPYPEVPTSDILSYLQKQNIMKQPSSCQQAMYCIMKSCWQWSAAHRPSPTHLLCSLKTAMKTSNGHTVLQVPEPVVPELYADVAGVDVHSLVREYTIL, translated from the exons ATGGCAGGGGACATGAAAAGACTCTCACGGATGCTGCTGGAGTGCAATAGCAATGACAGGCTATGTG TTGTGCGTGAATATCAAACGGAAGTGATCGTTGTCCCAGTTCTCCTGGTGGGACTTTTTGTCATTGTGCTCACTGTAATCCTGTGGCTCCACTGCCGCGGCCTGCGAGCAAAGCAGGAGCAATCAGCACCAGCTGGAACACAAG tgaagaaaaagaaccagcagGAACCCTGCTCAACAGAGAACCACTACATCCAGCTGAGTGAGACATCTGTGGAGAGCCTTCTAAATTCTGCATCCTTGACTCTAAAAGAATTAGAGATCCCACGAGAGAAGCTCTTACCAGGCACCTTGCAGCTGATAAAACATGGTGCCTATGGGAGCATCTACAGAGCACAGTTGGAaactgggagctctgggaagaCTAAGACTGTGGTATTGAAAGCCTTGCAAG aCCTGGCTAGTCCccagaaaataaaggatttcTTGGGAAGGATTAAATTCCATCAAAATCTTGGCCATCATGAGAACCTGGTTGAATTGGTTGGATGTTGTGTAGACCAGCTCCCACTTTATATGATCATGGAAGATGTGTCTCTAGGTGACCTATTGACATTTCTGTGGACATGTCGGAAG GATGTAATGGCAATGGATGGTGTCCCCTATGACTTCACTGAGAGGCAGGTGTATGAGGTTGGACAGCAGGTTGCAGCAGCTCTG GCTTATCTTGAAGAAAAGAAGTTGTTCCATGGTGACATTGCTGCCAGGAATGTCCTTCTTCATCACAACTTCACTGCTAAGCTCTGTGGTTTGGGCCTGGCCTACGAATGTCATACACATGGTGCCAGCTCAGTCACACGGAAAGTGCCAGTCAAGTGGCAGGCACCAGAGAGGCTCCTGAGCAAACCCCCTACCATCAAGGCAGACAT ATGGTCTTTTGGAATTCTACTGTATGAAATGATTACATTAG GTGCTCCACCATATCCTGAGGTGCCGACTTCTGACATCTTATCATACCTGCAGAAACAGAACATTATGAAGCAGCCCTCGAGCTGCCAGCAAGCCAT GTACTGCATCATGAAGTCCTGCTGGCAGTGGAGTGCAGCTCACCGGCCTTCTCCAACACACCTCTTGTGCTCTCTGAAAACAGCTATGAAAACCAGCAATGGGCACAcagtgctgcaggtgccagAGCCAGTGGTGCCTGAACTCTATGCTGATGTTGCTGGTGTTGATGTGCACAGCCTAGTGAGGGAATACACAATCCTCTGA